The following proteins are encoded in a genomic region of Hippoglossus hippoglossus isolate fHipHip1 chromosome 3, fHipHip1.pri, whole genome shotgun sequence:
- the abhd17c gene encoding alpha/beta hydrolase domain-containing protein 17C has product MPQQGPRMNGFSLGELCWLFCCPPCPSRIAAKLAFLPPEPTYSVHTDANGVASLHLTERADWQYSQRELDAVEVFSTRSSRGNRVGCMFVRCAPNSRYTLLFSHGNAVDLGQMCSFYIGLGSRINCNVFSYDYSGYGVSTGKPSEKNLYADIEAAWQVLRNKYGVTPENIILYGQSIGTVPTIDLAARYECAAVILHSPLMSGLRVAFPDTRKTYCFDAFPSIDKVSKVASPVLVIHGTEDEVIDFSHGLAMYERCPRAVEPLWVEGAGHNDIELYAQYLERLKQFISFELPTS; this is encoded by the exons ATGCCCCAACAAGGCCCCAGGATGAATGGGTTTTCTCTCGGTGAACTGTGCTGGCTCTTCTGCTGTCCGCCCTGTCCCAGCCGCATCGCGGCCAAGCTAGCTTTCCTCCCGCCGGAGCCCACGTACTCGGTGCACACCGATGCAAACGGGGTAGCTAGCTTACATTTAACCGAGCGGGCGGACTGGCAGTACTCCCAGCGAGAGCTCGACGCAGTGGAGGTGTTCAGCACCAGGAGCAGTCGGGGTAACCGGGTCGGCTGCATGTTTGTACGCTGCGCCCCGAACAGTCGCTACACGCTGCTGTTTTCCCACGGTAATGCCGTGGACCTGGGGCAGATGTGCAGCTTCTACATCGGCCTCGGCTCCAGGATCAACTGCAACGTGTTCTCCTACGATTACTCAGGCTACGGCGTGAGCACCGGTAAACCCTCTGAGAAGAACCTGTACGCGGACATCGAAGCGGCCTGGCAGGTCCTGAGGAACAA GTATGGTGTAACACCTGAGAACATCATCCTGTACGGTCAGAGCATTGGTACTGTGCCCACCATTGACCTGGCTGCTCGCTATGAATGTGCCGCTGTCATCCTACATTCTCCACTCATGTCAGGACTACGGGTGGCCTTCCCTGATACACGCAAGACGTACTGTTTCGATGCCTTCCCCAG TATTGACAAAGTGTCCAAGGTGGCATCCCCAGTGCTGGTGATCCACGGTACAGAGGATGAGGTCATCGACTTCTCTCATGGTCTGGCCATGTACGAGCGCTGCCCCCGTGCTGTCGAACCCTTGTGGGTGGAGGGAGCTGGCCACAACGACATCGAACTGTATGCCCAGTACCTGGAGAGACTCAAGCAGTTCATCTCCTTCGAGCTTCCCACTTCCTGA